One part of the Phragmites australis chromosome 3, lpPhrAust1.1, whole genome shotgun sequence genome encodes these proteins:
- the LOC133912108 gene encoding vacuolar protein sorting-associated protein 9A-like isoform X1 — protein sequence MEGGGDAFGSSTAPLAWHDFLERMRQPSAAEFVKSIKGFIVTFSNRAPDPEKDSAAVQEFLENMEGAFRVHTPWAGSSEEELESAGEGLEKYVMTKLFNRVFASVPEDVKSDEELFEKMSLLQQFIRPENLDIKAEYQNETSWLLAQKELQKINMYKAPRDKLACILNCCKVINNLLLNASIVSNENPPGADEFLPVLIYVTIKANPPQLHSNLLYIQRHRRQTRLVSEAQYFFTNILSAESFIWNIDGESLSMNELDFQRKMDLARERLLGLSADPENQDNQANVDVWEHRSENLKANRYSDVSLSLKDQVQGPGPQAMRRDSDVTVSGKPVERVQCISDLEKKGATELLNDDDLNKKFQEYPFLFARAGDLTVADVENLLNSYKQLVLRYVALSQGMGLSPETTVAQTMQLASDLVVSEEPENVPSVVNNNENSEGISKTSDDVTSENLHSEVVDTVGSEEISQQTAVDPSDDLKSQTEKDETSNQPERA from the exons ATggaaggcggcggcgacgccTTCGGGTCTTCGACGGCGCCGCTGGCCTGGCACGACTTCCTCGAGCGCATGCGCCAGCCCTCCGCCGCCGAGTTCGTCAAGTCCATCAAGGG ATTTATTGTGACATTCTCAAACAGAGCTCCTGATCCAGAGAAAGATAGTGCAGCTGTTCAAGAGTTCCTAGAAAACATGGAAGGTGCTTTCAGAGTCCACACGCCTTGGGCTGGCAGTTCAGAGGAAGAACTAGAGAGTGCCGGTGAG GGACTTGAGAAGTATGTTATGACAAAGCTATTTAATCGGGTATTTGCTTCGGTCCCGGAAGATGTGAAGAGCGACGAAGAACTTTTCGAGAAGATGTCTTTGCTGCAACAGTTTATAAGGCCTGAAAACTTGGATATTAAGGCAGAGTATCAGAATGAAACATCGTGGCTG CTTGCGCAGAAGGAGCTGCAGAAGATAAATATGTATAAGGCTCCAAGGGATAAGCTTGCTTGCATCCTGAACTGCTGTAAAGTCATCAATAACTTACTTCTGAATGCTTCTATTGTATCCAACGAAAACCCGCCCGGAGCTGATGAATTCCTTCCAGTCCTCATCTATGTCACCATAAAG GCTAATCCTCCACAGCTGCACTCAAATCTGTTATACATACAGAGACATAGACGACAAACACGATTGGTGTCAGAGgctcaatatttttttacaaacataCTGTCTGCTGAGTCTTTCATTTGGAACATTGATGGAGAATCATTATCCATGAATGAACTAGATTTCCAAAGGAAGATGGATTTGGCGAGGGAGCGCCTGTTGGGATTATCAGCTGACCCTGAAAACCAGGATAATCAAGCCAATGTCGATGTCTGGGAGCATAGATCAGAAAATCTTAAAGCTAACAGGTATTCTGATGTCAGCTTATCTTTGAAGGATCAGGTCCAAGGCCCAGGACCACAGGCCATGAGAAGGGACAGCGATGTGACTGTGAGTGGTAAACCAGTTGAGAGGGTGCAATGTATTTCTGATTTAGAGAAGAAAGGAGCTACTGAGCTCCTCAATGATGATGACTTGAACAAAAAATTCCAGGAGTATCCGTTCCTATTTGCCCGTGCTGGTGATCTGACTGTTGCTGATGTAGAAAACCTTTTGAATTCTTACAAGCAACTAGTACTCAGGTATGTAGCACTTTCACAAGGTATGGGTCTCAGCCCCGAAACCACTGTTGCTCAGACCATGCAATTGGCATCTGATCTTGTTGTATCTGAGGAGCCTGAGAATGTGCCTAGTGTGGTAAACAACAATGAGAACAGTGAAGGAATCAGCAAAACTTCTGATGACGTTACCAGTGAAAACCTTCATTCAGAAGTAGTTGACACAGTAGGATCTGAAGAAATATCCCAACAAACTGCAGTTGATCCCAGTGATGATCTGAAGAGTCAAACAGAAAAAGATGAAACATCAAATCAGCCTGAGCGTGCATGA
- the LOC133912108 gene encoding vacuolar protein sorting-associated protein 9A-like isoform X2, protein MTKLFNRVFASVPEDVKSDEELFEKMSLLQQFIRPENLDIKAEYQNETSWLLAQKELQKINMYKAPRDKLACILNCCKVINNLLLNASIVSNENPPGADEFLPVLIYVTIKANPPQLHSNLLYIQRHRRQTRLVSEAQYFFTNILSAESFIWNIDGESLSMNELDFQRKMDLARERLLGLSADPENQDNQANVDVWEHRSENLKANRYSDVSLSLKDQVQGPGPQAMRRDSDVTVSGKPVERVQCISDLEKKGATELLNDDDLNKKFQEYPFLFARAGDLTVADVENLLNSYKQLVLRYVALSQGMGLSPETTVAQTMQLASDLVVSEEPENVPSVVNNNENSEGISKTSDDVTSENLHSEVVDTVGSEEISQQTAVDPSDDLKSQTEKDETSNQPERA, encoded by the exons ATGACAAAGCTATTTAATCGGGTATTTGCTTCGGTCCCGGAAGATGTGAAGAGCGACGAAGAACTTTTCGAGAAGATGTCTTTGCTGCAACAGTTTATAAGGCCTGAAAACTTGGATATTAAGGCAGAGTATCAGAATGAAACATCGTGGCTG CTTGCGCAGAAGGAGCTGCAGAAGATAAATATGTATAAGGCTCCAAGGGATAAGCTTGCTTGCATCCTGAACTGCTGTAAAGTCATCAATAACTTACTTCTGAATGCTTCTATTGTATCCAACGAAAACCCGCCCGGAGCTGATGAATTCCTTCCAGTCCTCATCTATGTCACCATAAAG GCTAATCCTCCACAGCTGCACTCAAATCTGTTATACATACAGAGACATAGACGACAAACACGATTGGTGTCAGAGgctcaatatttttttacaaacataCTGTCTGCTGAGTCTTTCATTTGGAACATTGATGGAGAATCATTATCCATGAATGAACTAGATTTCCAAAGGAAGATGGATTTGGCGAGGGAGCGCCTGTTGGGATTATCAGCTGACCCTGAAAACCAGGATAATCAAGCCAATGTCGATGTCTGGGAGCATAGATCAGAAAATCTTAAAGCTAACAGGTATTCTGATGTCAGCTTATCTTTGAAGGATCAGGTCCAAGGCCCAGGACCACAGGCCATGAGAAGGGACAGCGATGTGACTGTGAGTGGTAAACCAGTTGAGAGGGTGCAATGTATTTCTGATTTAGAGAAGAAAGGAGCTACTGAGCTCCTCAATGATGATGACTTGAACAAAAAATTCCAGGAGTATCCGTTCCTATTTGCCCGTGCTGGTGATCTGACTGTTGCTGATGTAGAAAACCTTTTGAATTCTTACAAGCAACTAGTACTCAGGTATGTAGCACTTTCACAAGGTATGGGTCTCAGCCCCGAAACCACTGTTGCTCAGACCATGCAATTGGCATCTGATCTTGTTGTATCTGAGGAGCCTGAGAATGTGCCTAGTGTGGTAAACAACAATGAGAACAGTGAAGGAATCAGCAAAACTTCTGATGACGTTACCAGTGAAAACCTTCATTCAGAAGTAGTTGACACAGTAGGATCTGAAGAAATATCCCAACAAACTGCAGTTGATCCCAGTGATGATCTGAAGAGTCAAACAGAAAAAGATGAAACATCAAATCAGCCTGAGCGTGCATGA
- the LOC133910975 gene encoding ethylene-responsive transcription factor ERF014-like: MVKNPDSNGIAAATKARPESVIGVGGSKAAVRQYKGVRMRSWGSWVSEIRAPNQKRRIWLGSYATPEAAARAYDAALLCLKGSDAVLNFPSASSSPPSSPRQVDTRHSDSLTGGMSPRSIQRAAAAAAAAFDAGIIASVDDRCSSSADATPTPTSASLSTAGSADHGQLEHATTSSSVAASTGSPAEVEDLWTELVDAFASPKCMDLMAAGAAPFSSTWELEPEDDGEMMRLWSFC; the protein is encoded by the coding sequence ATGGTCAAGAACCCCGATAGCAATGGCATTGCCGCCGCGACCAAGGCCAGGCCCGAGAGCGTCATCGGCGTAGGCGGAAGTAAGGCGGCAGTGAGGCAGTACAAGGGGGTGCGGATGCGGAGCTGGGGGTCGTGGGTGTCGGAGATCAGGGCGCCCAACCAGAAGCGCCGGATCTGGCTCGGCTCCTACGCCACGCCTGAGGCCGCCGCGCGCGCCTACGACGCCGCGCTGCTCTGCCTCAAGGGCTCCGACGCCGTCCTCAACTTCCCCTCCGCCTCCTCGTCGCCCCCCTCCTCACCTCGCCAAGTTGATACTCGCCACTCGGACTCTCTGACTGGCGGCATGTCCCCGAGATCCATCCAGCGCGCtgcggcagcggccgccgcggcgTTCGACGCCGGCATCATCGCCAGCGTGGACGACAGGTGCTCTTCCAGCGCCGACgccacgccgacgccgacgtcgGCCTCGCTGTCGACGGCGGGCAGCGCTGATCACGGCCAGCTGGAGCACGCGACGACGTCGTCATCTGTCGCGGCCAGCACCGGCTCGCCAGCGGAGGTGGAGGACCTGTGGACGGAGCTGGTGGACGCGTTCGCCTCGCCCAAGTGCATGGATCTGATGGCCGCGGGCGCCGCGCCGTTCTCCTCGACGTGGGAGCTGGAGCCCGAGGACGACGGCGAAATGATGAGGCTGTGGAGCTTCTGCTAG